A single Nicotiana tabacum cultivar K326 chromosome 5, ASM71507v2, whole genome shotgun sequence DNA region contains:
- the LOC107792616 gene encoding uncharacterized protein LOC107792616 gives MTTQKKSNMADHLEPWRQLQGKVVFVTGASAGLGREFCLDLARAGCKVVAAARRADRLKSLCDEINIMASSNTNLVRAVAIELDVTADGPTIEASVKKAWDAFGYIDALINNAGVRGGIKSAVDISEEEWRNTLETNLTGSWLVSKYVGRRMKAAKRGGSIINISSISGLNRVLTRGGIAYSSSKAAMDSMTKIMALELGEGNIRVNAIAPGIFKSEITEKLVEQDWLKNVATRTIPLKTFGTTDPALTSLVRYLVHDSSNYVSGNIFIVDAGYTLPGFPIFSSL, from the exons ATGACAACTCAAAAGAAGAGCAATATGGCAGACCATTTGGAGCCATGGCGCCAATTGCAAGGCAAAGTGGTGTTTGTCACCGGTGCATCGGCGGGACTCGGCCGTGAATTCTGCCTTGACCTAGCTAGGGCAGGCTGTAAAGTCGTGGCAGCCGCTCGTCGGGCGGACCGTTTGAAGTCCCTTTGTGATGAAATTAATATAATGGCTAGTTCAAATACTAATCTTGTTAGAGCTGTGGCTATTGAACTTGATGTTACTGCTGATGGTCCAACTATTGAAGCATCTGTAAAGAAAGCTTGGGATGCTTTTGGCTACATTGATGCTCTTATTAACAATGCTGGTGTTAGAG GTGGAATAAAATCAGCAGTAGATATTTCTGAGGAAGAGTGGCGCAATACTTTAGAGACAAATTTGACAGGATCTTGGCTAGTTTCCAAGTATGTTGGAAGACGCATGAAAGCTGCAAAAAGGGGAGGCTCCATTATTAATATTTCATCTATTTCTGGTTTAAATAGAGTTTTAACGCGTGGGGGTATTGCCTATAGCTCCTCCAAGGCCGCCATGGATTCCATGACAAAG ATAATGGCATTAGAATTGGGAGAAGGCAACATTAGAGTGAATGCAATAGCTCCAGGGATTTTCAAATCGGAGATTACTGAGAAACTAGTAGAACAGGATTGGCTAAAGAATGTAGCAACAAGAACTATTCCACTGAAAACATTTGGAACCACAGATCCAGCATTAACTTCACTAGTGAGATATTTGGTCCATGACTCTTCCAACTATGTATCTGGCAATATCTTTATTGTTGATGCTGGTTATACTCTACCTGGCTTCCCTATCTTTTCTTCTCTATAA